From Nitratidesulfovibrio vulgaris str. Hildenborough, a single genomic window includes:
- a CDS encoding response regulator — MSKHILIVDDSKTVRNLVAFIMKKEGFKVTTAEDGLDGLEKLYSSEGVDLIISDVNMPRMDGFTFIKTVREQDTYRNLPIVVLSTEGQEKDIQMGMSLGANLYMVKPAQPEKMVKNIKMLLG; from the coding sequence ATGAGCAAGCATATACTCATCGTCGACGATTCGAAGACCGTCCGTAACCTCGTCGCCTTCATCATGAAGAAGGAAGGCTTCAAGGTGACCACGGCGGAAGACGGACTTGACGGTCTCGAAAAGCTCTATTCGTCCGAGGGCGTCGACCTCATCATCTCCGACGTCAACATGCCCCGCATGGACGGCTTCACGTTCATCAAGACCGTGCGTGAGCAGGATACCTATCGTAACCTTCCCATCGTGGTACTCTCCACCGAAGGGCAGGAGAAGGACATCCAGATGGGCATGAGCCTCGGGGCCAACCTCTACATGGTCAAGCCCGCTCAACCTGAAAAGATGGTCAAGAACATAAAGATGTTGCTCGGCTAG
- a CDS encoding chemotaxis protein CheW codes for MVKSPEEYFQQQDFELGATGRGEGFSAAERAFMQKYLGVEEGDILKRIGIDAGAAVETATDGEPPLDVIIRQEAELQMVAFFLGEQEYTVPSVAVQEVIRFQTPTRLPAAPAYLAGIINLRGRVTPLVRLRDLLEVQATGADDDRFIVVCRRHGLQVGLMIERVHTMYRVSQNDIDWAVESHLGINVDFVSGLLKAGERLVGIISVDRIVESVLKR; via the coding sequence ATGGTGAAATCACCGGAGGAATATTTCCAGCAGCAGGACTTCGAACTGGGGGCCACCGGTCGCGGCGAGGGTTTTTCCGCGGCGGAGAGGGCGTTCATGCAGAAGTACCTCGGCGTGGAGGAGGGCGACATCCTCAAGCGTATCGGTATCGACGCAGGTGCCGCCGTAGAGACGGCGACCGACGGCGAACCACCGCTGGATGTCATCATCCGCCAGGAGGCGGAACTGCAGATGGTGGCCTTCTTTCTGGGGGAGCAGGAATACACCGTTCCCAGCGTCGCCGTCCAGGAGGTCATCAGGTTCCAGACGCCTACGAGGTTGCCTGCCGCCCCTGCGTATCTTGCCGGAATCATCAACCTGCGCGGGCGGGTCACTCCGCTGGTACGTTTGCGCGACCTGCTCGAAGTGCAGGCCACCGGGGCCGACGATGACAGGTTCATCGTGGTCTGCCGCAGGCACGGGTTGCAGGTGGGACTGATGATAGAACGCGTACACACCATGTACAGGGTGTCGCAAAATGACATAGACTGGGCTGTGGAATCGCATCTCGGTATCAATGTCGACTTCGTGTCCGGGCTGCTCAAGGCCGGTGAACGGCTGGTGGGCATCATCTCAGTCGATCGTATCGTGGAAAGCGTCCTGAAACGCTAG